The Methanosarcina barkeri MS DNA window TATCATCCAAAAGATAATCCCTATAATACTGAACTGTACCTCCTTTTTTTTTAAGTGCAATTTCATCTGCTTTTAAATAAAATATATAATCTTTCTTTGATTGAATCATAAAAACTCGCCTATGAATAATCCGGATCGTCATTGAAAATAATTTTTAGGATATATATTTCTAGTTTTAGAGTTAGGAATTACGCACTTGAAGTACAAAATCAACCACAATCAACGTTGTGAATAAGGCAAGGGTTTAGACAGTTGAGGGTTTGATGCTATTGATTTCTCAGTTCAACCGCGTAAGGTTTAATAATTAGTAAGTTTTAATAGTTGTAGTCATAGTTATATAAATCTGTGTATAAAGCAAGTCACAATTAAATAAACATAAGTAGCTTTTTCTGTTTAAACTATATATACCAGAAATCTACACCTGGAAAAAAGATGTCAGTAAAAAATCTGTATGTTTGTGTTTTTAGATTTATAGGTATTGGCAAGAAAATCTCTTTCACATCGTATTCTGAGCATTATTTCCAAACCTCGCATCATATTGGAAGCCAATATCATATCTTTATCCAGTTAAATTGAAGCCAGGACCCAGAATGTGGGAATGTGAGGAACTTTGTCTTCGTGTAATGTCAGGTTCCTTCTTGCTTACAATCAAGAATAATTTGCTAATTATTAAGATATTATTGTCAACCGAGAAAACCTTACTCTTAACAATTTGTCTCTTTTGAATATTTCCTTTTTTCGAAAGCGTTGTAAAAATTAGGAATCTCTAATAAATTTAGACTTTTACGACGCTCTGTAAGTTAAATTTTTACGTGCAGTTCTTTTTTATATAAACATTTCAGAAGGCCGGATTTTCAGATCATAGCCCACTTACTGGTTATGTTTTCAGGTACGAGGTTTTCTCCAGATGCCTGTACATATACCCTGAATTTATTTCCTGCAGGAACTGTAAGGCCTTTTGCAGTGTAATTGAAAACTCCTTCCGGCTCAATCGTAATTGAAGAACTTTCAATTTCATCCCACAAAGAAAGCTTATCTTCAGCCTGAAGGGCAACGTAAACGGTTGCATTTTCAGCTTTCTCCGAACCCACGTTTCTTACTGTTACGTTAATATCTACAACCCCTTCTTTTTTTGAGTATGCACACTGTGCTTTGAAATCAAGATTAATCATGGGCCTTCTATAAACAGGAACAACATGTACAGGCTGGTCGGAATATTCTCCCGGGACTTCACCTATCTGCCAATCACTCCCTGTAGTCTCCAGATAGTAGTAATTGCTGCCTTCATACTCGAAACTCCTGCCTCTGTACCCATTGTTACATTTTATCCCGAGAGCCATATGTTCAGGAAGCTCCAGAAGGATAGCATCGTAACCCATCTCCTGAAGAATTGCCACAGAGAGAATTGAAGTGTCTTCACAGTCCCCACCGTTCTCATAAAGAGTTTCATAAGGAAAACGGGGGTACTGGTCATAACCCGAGCTTTCAAGGTCCGAGATATAGTTAAGGGATTGGACAAAAGAAATACAAAGTCCTGGAATTTGACTTTTTTCAAGCCCGTGAGCTTTTGAGAGAGAGAGTAAAGCCTCTGCAATGTCCTTAATTAACCAGTCATCGTATGGATCTGAAGCAAACAGATCGTAGTCTCGGTTCCTAGTCCTGGACTTATATTTTTCATACAATTCATTATTAAGAGGCAGAGTAAGCTGCCAGTTGCAGCCCTCGTATTCCCAGGAGTAAGTTTGGGAAAACGTTCCAGGAGTTGTTGACTCCTCTGTTATCGAGGCGCTGTAAGGCTCAGAATTTACAATATCTGCTCCTATCAGACTCTCTCCAGCATCGCCTATGTAGGAATCTATGGAAGTTTCAGAGTTGGACCAGGTTATGAGAAATCCGATCAGAGAAAGGAGTAAAAAGAAATAAAACAAAGCGGTCAAGTGTTTCATAAAATTATCCCCGCCCAGAAGTTCATAGTTTACGAGTTCATTTCCAGAGGTCTTCCCTTAGATGAGAGTCTATAGGGTCCACTTCCATCAGGCCTTCTGGATAGGGTTCAAAAAAGGTCTGATTCGTAAGATACTGGTCTTCAAAGCGCACGGCCCATGACCTGATGATGCTAATTGCAGGGCAAAGAGAGACTTTTCCGTTCCTGTACTTCTGGATCCAGCCAAAAAATAGTGCTTTTTCCTGGTTTGAGAGACGCTCTGAAAAATGTCCGAAGGCATGCATGAGTACATTAATAATTGAAGTATACCTGGGAGGTCTGGAAAGGGCGCGGTAAAGATGCCTCTCGTACTCAGAAACCAGTTCTTGAAAGGTTTCCTGTTCTTTATTTGCAACAATAGCTCCCAGTTTCTTGAGTTCTTCCTGGCTATATACCATGAGCAGATACTTATTTTCGGTATGGAATGCAACAAGGTCCTTCATGCGGCCTTCGGATTTTACTTTTCGGAAAGCGGCAAGCATAAAAATCCTGGTCATGAAATGTTCTTTTATGCGAGCGTTCCTTAGCCTTCCTTCATCCTCAACAGGAAGATAGGAAAACTCTTTCAGGACTGCACTCCCGAAATATCCTGAAGTTTTCCCAATTACCGCTGATTTGAACGATGTAGTCGGGTAAACTTTTACGTCCTTAATGCCGCAAGAAGGAGATCTGTATTTAAGAATAAAACCATCAATCTCTCCCGCAGAACCAAGAAAATCAGTGCAAAATGTCTCCATAGCCTCAGTTACATCCCTGCCACTTGCGGGTTGGACAAGCCGCTGTTCCCCATTTTCAAGAATAATCCTTAACGGGTCTCTTGGGATACCGAGCCCTATCTCCACTTCAGGGCAGACAGGCAGGAAATCAACATACTCCATGAGGTTTGCCACTATCGAACTATTTATGATATTCCCATTGTATCGACAGTGGTCAAACCCAAGGCACCTACTAACCACAACCTTTGGCCGAACAAACTCTCTCATTTAACCCCCATATAACAAAGGAGTTCCAGCATAAATTATTTTCCAAAAGAAAGCCTTATAAGACTTCTTTTTAAAAGATAAGACGTTATAAGGTAGGGATCAGTTAAAAAAGACTTCAAAAAGACTTCAAAACACTTAACACATAAAAACTAAAAGTATTGACAAAAAAGGAATTGAAAATAGGTTCACAGTACTTATTTTGGGAAAAATAAAAACCAAAAGAAAATAAGGTTTTAAAAAAAAGTATTTTTAACAAAGTAAATTTTTTGTCCGTATTTCGGAACAAATATATAAGAACAAAAATAACTATAGATAGTTAGGGGACGGTTGAGGGAAAAAGGGCTTTTAAGTGGTAAGACTCCAAACTCTTTTAAAGGGTAGTAAGACTTCGAACTCTTTTAAGGGAAAGCCTCTGAACTTGAACTCAGTTTTCGGTCCCGAAAGAAAAAGCATGAGCTTGAAAATAGGTGAAAAATATGGTAGAAGCCGAATATGAACAGATACACATGCCTCTGATCGGAGATGATGCACCGTCATTTACAGCAGTAACAACTCAGGGACAAATCAATTTCCCTGATGATTACAAAGGTAAGTGGGTTATTCTTTTCAGTCATCCTGCAGATTTCACACCCGTATGTACTACCGAATTTATGACTTTTGCCAGTATGCAGGAGGAATTTAGAGAGATGAACACTGAGCTGATAGGGCTCTCTATAGACAGCGTGTTCTCTCATATTGCGTGGCTTAAGAGGATAGAGGAAAAAATCGAGTATAAAGGAATGAAAAATGTAGAGGTAAAGTTTCCGGTAATAGCCGACCTGAAAATGGATGTTGCAAAAAAATACGGAATGATCCAGCCAAAAGCATCAACCACACAGGCTGTAAGAGCCGTATTTATCATAGATCCTGAAGCAAAGATAAGAGCAATTCTTTACTACCCGCAATCATCGGGAAGAAATATGCAGGAAATAAAAAGGCTTTTGACCGCCCTGCAGAAAAATGAAGAAGAGAAAGTAGCAACTCCAGCAAACTGGCAGCCTGGAGAGGATGTTATTGTTCCACCTCCCAGTTCGATGGAAGCCGTAAAAGAAAGAACCGGTAAGCCAGAAGAAAATATGTACTGTCTTGACTGGTTTTTGTGCTTTAAAAAAGATAGTAAGAAATAATTCAGAGAATAAAAATTTTTGTGCCTGCTCAGTCTGGGCAAATACTCAGTATGAGCAAAACATGATCAATAACCATGTTTATTAGAACTCATGAGCAAATATTTTTAAGTTTATAATTTTCAATTGCTAGTTATTGATCATGTTTTTTGTATTTCACTGGTTTATTTCACTGGTTTTTATTTGCACTGCTCAATCACATTGGAATTAATATCAATAGACCTATTTTGCAGGGGCTGAACAGTTACCAAATGAAAAAATAGAATAAGATGGAAAAGAGAAATTTATTTCTTTCCAAGTTCTTTTGAACGTTCGGTTGCCCTTATAACTGCATTCATAAACGCAGCCCTGACTCCAGCCTCTTCAAGGGCATGAACACCCTGAATGGTAGTCCCGGCAGGAGAAGTAACCATATCCTTGAGTTCTCCGGGGTGCAAGCCTGTTTCAAGCATCATTTTTGCAGCCCCAAGTACAGTCTGGGCTGAGAGAGTGAGAGCACTTTTCCTATCCATTCCTTCAAGAACAGCCCCGTCGGCCATTGCCTCAATTACAGGGAAGATAAATGCAGGCCCACTGCCTGAAAGACCTGTAACTGCATCCATTATGGACTCAGACACCTGGACTGCAGTACCAACTGCAGAAAAGATCTCAAGGGCAGTTTTCACATCTTCGGGAGTGGCATTTTTGCCTGGAGCAATGCCTGAAGCAGCTTCGGAAACTGTGGCCGCAATGTTTGGCATTACACGTATGACTCTTGTGCCAGCAGGAAGCGCATTTTCGTAAGTGGCAAGAGGCACACCGGCTGCAATTGAGATAACAAGTTTATCAGAAGTTATGTCAGCTTTAAGATTTTCGAGTACCGAACCCAGAGTCTGGGGCTTTACTGCTAGAAGAAGAATATCGGATGCCCTGGCGATAACAGTATTGTCAGTAGATATATTAATGCCAAGTTTTGCCTTCAGATCGTTTAAGAAAGGCTCGTAAACGTCGGCTGCGCCAAGGTTTTCAGGCTTTACAATTCCGGCCTTTATAACTCCCTGCATAAGTGCAGAGCCCATTTTTCCTGCTCCGATAAATCCTATCTTTCGGTTCTGATCTACCATATAATTTCTCCTATTTTCAAAATAAATGGGAATATCGAGGTAATTACCTCAAAACGTATTTTCGATTAGTATTGAGTAATTTAAAGGGACTTTATAGCCCAAATAAATTTATAAGAAATTAGTAGATTGATAAAAGCTTCCAAACTACAAGAAATTAATTTGGATTCTTCAGAAATCCCAAAAAATCCAGTTTAATTCTTTGAGTATGCTGGAAATTTAATTCAGTTCTCTATTATGCCAATATTTTCTTTTTTTATTACATTACTGTAATTATTATAGCCCAGAATACCCTCAATTTCGTCGGTGTGGGCACCTTTTATTTTTAGAAGTTCTTCAGAGGTGTAGTCTGTAATTCCTTTCGCAAAGACCCTGCCTTCACACTCTAATCTAACCACATCTCCCCTATCAAAATTTCCCTCAACTTCCACAACTCCCGCGGGAAGAAGACTGTTTTTCCCGAGAACTGCGTCTTTTGCCCCTGCATCTACACGGATAGTGCCTGAAGCCCTTGCAAGAATGATCCAGCGGGCACGGTTCTTCTGGATATGCCTTTCAGCCAGGAAAAGGGTACCTATCTCTTCCCCAGACAAAACCTTCAGAAGCACGTCCTTAATTTCGCTGTTTGCAATCAAGACATAGCAGCCTGCCATGCTACAGATCTTTGCAGCTTTTATCTTGGTCCTCATTCCTCCTACGCCCTTGAAGCTTGTAGGGTCACCCCCATAACTTTCAATTTCAGGCGTGATTTTTTCCACGAGAGAGATGAGTCTGGCATCATCGTGTATCTTTGGGTTTTTATCAAAAAGGCCGTCGATATCCGAAAGAATAATCAGGAGGTCAGCATCGATTTTGCTTGCAACCATTGCAGAAAGCTTGTCATTGTCTCCAAAGATTGCTTCAATCTCGTTTGTACAGGTACAATCGTTTTCATTTATTATGGGAACTACCCCATATTCCAGAAGGGTAGAGATACTGTTTCTTAGGTTAAGGTAGGATACCCGGTCAGAATAGAATTCATAAGTAAGAAGGATCTGAGCAACTTTTATCCCATGTTTCGAAAAAGCTTCGCTCCAGTACTGCATAAGGATGCTCTGTCCTACCGCTGCCGCTGCCTGCCTGATAGGAATTTCACGAGGTTTTGGAGAAATGCCCAGCTCATAGAGTCCTACACCTATTGCCCCCGAACTTACCACAATTACCTCTTTTCCGCGCTTTCGAAGTTCGGAGACCTGAGCTGCAATATTTTCTATAAAGGTAGGATCAATACTACAGTTTTCTTTTGTACTGTCACAGTTCTGTTTTGTAAGTGAGGAAGTACCGATTTTGATAACGATTTTATTAACATCATTGAGGAATTCATTTCTATCTGTCAATAACAAGGCCTCGTAAAATATTTTGGGAATACAGCTGAAATTAGTAACAGCTGCAATCCGGATTTCCATCGCTTGCACTCAATTTGAGCTGGTATTCCAATTCAGGTATATAAACATATCATAAGTCTTCGGCATTCTTCAACAGGGTTTCAATTTACATTCTCAAACTTAAGGTCAAGTTTTCTGTGCGTATAGGGTTTTGCATTTTCTCCTGCGTAGTCTGCAACAACCTGCCCTTTCCCAAGCAAGATATATTTGTAGATCAGAAGACCTTCCATGCCTACAGGACCACGGGAATGGATTTTGTTTGTGCTTATTCCGACCTCAGCTCCTTTCCCATAACGATAGCCGTCCGCAAAACGGGTTGAGGCATTTACCATAACACTCGAAGAATCAACAAGCGCTGTGAACGCCTTTCTTCTTGAAGCATTCTCAGTTATTATTCCATCGGTGTGATGGGAACCGAAAGTGTTTATGTGGTCGATAGCTTCCTTTATAGTATTAACGAGTTTTATCGAAAGAATGAGATCATTGTACTCAAGACTCCAGTCCTCTTCCGTAGCTCGTGAGAGAGGAGAAAGCCCTCTTTTTTCAAGCAGAGTATAACTATCCTCGTCACAGCGTAATTCAACCCCTGCACCAAGGTACATCTCTGCCATTTTCGGCAGAAAAGAATCTGCAATTTTACGGTTTATCAGAAGGGTTTCAATGGCGTTGCATACTGCAGGATACTGTACTTTCGCATCGAAGCAGACCTTCCAGGCTGTATCGAGATCCGCATATTCGTCCACATAGATATGGCAGATCCCACTGGTATGCCCCAGTACAGGGATTTTCGTATTTTTCTGAATAAACTTGACAAATTCATTTGAACCCCTGGGGATAAGGAGGTCTACATAGGCATCAAGGCTCAAAAGGTCCATTATCTCTTCTCTGGTTTCCATAAGCTGGAAAGCCCCTGCTGGCATGCCGTCTGTGGATTCTATGGCTTTTACAAGAATCTGGAAAATCGTGCGGTTTGACTCTCTGGCTTCACTCCCGCCTTTGAAGATGGTCGCGTTCCCGCTCTTAAGGCAAAGGGACATAACCTGAGGCACCACGTCAGGTCGAGATTCAAAGATGACACCTATAAGGCCAATAGGACAGCTCACCTGGTAGAGAATAAGGTCTTTGTCCAGCTCAAGAGTAGAGAGAGTGTCTCCTACAGGATCTTTGAGCTTAATTACATCTCTGATTCCTGCAATCATTCCATCAATCTTTGAGTCACTTACTTTAAGCCTGTCTACAAGAGCCTGAGTAAGCTTCCCTTTCTTTTTCAGTTCCGCCGCAGCTTCAAGATCTTTTGCATTTGCATCCAGAATAGCTGTCCTTTCCTTGTCCAGAGCCTGAGCCATGGCCTCAAGCGCAAGGTTTTTTACTTCCGTACTTACACTGGAAAGTTCAATCGATGCCTTTTTTGCCTTTATTACCTTGGATTTAATATCTTCAGCCATATAATCACCTTCTAATATAATGATTTCTGTATGCCTTAGTTTAAGGAATTGGGCAGCCAAACCTGTTATTGTATCATTTAATTTACAGAAGATTCGGCATTACTCGATAACGGATAGAAGTAAGATCTTACTAAAGATCTTACTATTGGATTATACAGGTAATGATCTTATCATTGAATTACAGATAATGATCATATCATTGAATTACAGATAATCATCTTATCATTGAATTACAGGTAATCATCTT harbors:
- a CDS encoding YbgA family protein: MREFVRPKVVVSRCLGFDHCRYNGNIINSSIVANLMEYVDFLPVCPEVEIGLGIPRDPLRIILENGEQRLVQPASGRDVTEAMETFCTDFLGSAGEIDGFILKYRSPSCGIKDVKVYPTTSFKSAVIGKTSGYFGSAVLKEFSYLPVEDEGRLRNARIKEHFMTRIFMLAAFRKVKSEGRMKDLVAFHTENKYLLMVYSQEELKKLGAIVANKEQETFQELVSEYERHLYRALSRPPRYTSIINVLMHAFGHFSERLSNQEKALFFGWIQKYRNGKVSLCPAISIIRSWAVRFEDQYLTNQTFFEPYPEGLMEVDPIDSHLREDLWK
- a CDS encoding peroxiredoxin, translating into MVEAEYEQIHMPLIGDDAPSFTAVTTQGQINFPDDYKGKWVILFSHPADFTPVCTTEFMTFASMQEEFREMNTELIGLSIDSVFSHIAWLKRIEEKIEYKGMKNVEVKFPVIADLKMDVAKKYGMIQPKASTTQAVRAVFIIDPEAKIRAILYYPQSSGRNMQEIKRLLTALQKNEEEKVATPANWQPGEDVIVPPPSSMEAVKERTGKPEENMYCLDWFLCFKKDSKK
- the proC gene encoding pyrroline-5-carboxylate reductase, with protein sequence MVDQNRKIGFIGAGKMGSALMQGVIKAGIVKPENLGAADVYEPFLNDLKAKLGINISTDNTVIARASDILLLAVKPQTLGSVLENLKADITSDKLVISIAAGVPLATYENALPAGTRVIRVMPNIAATVSEAASGIAPGKNATPEDVKTALEIFSAVGTAVQVSESIMDAVTGLSGSGPAFIFPVIEAMADGAVLEGMDRKSALTLSAQTVLGAAKMMLETGLHPGELKDMVTSPAGTTIQGVHALEEAGVRAAFMNAVIRATERSKELGKK
- the proB gene encoding glutamate 5-kinase, with product MTDRNEFLNDVNKIVIKIGTSSLTKQNCDSTKENCSIDPTFIENIAAQVSELRKRGKEVIVVSSGAIGVGLYELGISPKPREIPIRQAAAAVGQSILMQYWSEAFSKHGIKVAQILLTYEFYSDRVSYLNLRNSISTLLEYGVVPIINENDCTCTNEIEAIFGDNDKLSAMVASKIDADLLIILSDIDGLFDKNPKIHDDARLISLVEKITPEIESYGGDPTSFKGVGGMRTKIKAAKICSMAGCYVLIANSEIKDVLLKVLSGEEIGTLFLAERHIQKNRARWIILARASGTIRVDAGAKDAVLGKNSLLPAGVVEVEGNFDRGDVVRLECEGRVFAKGITDYTSEELLKIKGAHTDEIEGILGYNNYSNVIKKENIGIIEN
- a CDS encoding glutamate-5-semialdehyde dehydrogenase encodes the protein MAEDIKSKVIKAKKASIELSSVSTEVKNLALEAMAQALDKERTAILDANAKDLEAAAELKKKGKLTQALVDRLKVSDSKIDGMIAGIRDVIKLKDPVGDTLSTLELDKDLILYQVSCPIGLIGVIFESRPDVVPQVMSLCLKSGNATIFKGGSEARESNRTIFQILVKAIESTDGMPAGAFQLMETREEIMDLLSLDAYVDLLIPRGSNEFVKFIQKNTKIPVLGHTSGICHIYVDEYADLDTAWKVCFDAKVQYPAVCNAIETLLINRKIADSFLPKMAEMYLGAGVELRCDEDSYTLLEKRGLSPLSRATEEDWSLEYNDLILSIKLVNTIKEAIDHINTFGSHHTDGIITENASRRKAFTALVDSSSVMVNASTRFADGYRYGKGAEVGISTNKIHSRGPVGMEGLLIYKYILLGKGQVVADYAGENAKPYTHRKLDLKFENVN